The DNA segment CTTTTGTAAGTTATATTTTATTTCTTCTAATTCCTCTAAGGTAAAATATTCAAGATATGATGGATTTATAAAAATCTCTTCATCCTTTTTTGTTTTAATGAGCTCTTTTATCTCTTCTATTAAATCTTCTTTCATTAATCAACCAACAAATTTATTTAAAATCTGAATTAAATATAGTTCCATTTTCTTTTCACCTATATCATCTTCACTTCTTCTACAACATCCACAACAACTTCCAGCATCTGTTATTTTTCCTAAATCATCAAGATTTTTTGCACCTTTTTCTTTAATTGCAAAAATTATCTCTCCTAAGCTTACTTGCTTACATTCGCAAACTATGTATGAATGAGGAAAACTCTTTCCCATCAAGCACCTCTACTCTTTTTGATAATTTCATAAGCTTCATTTATTTCTTGTAGTTTTTTCGTTGCTTCATCTATTTTATTTTGAGATTCACCACGACCAGAAATAATATCAGGATGATTTTCTTTTACTAACTCTCTATATTTTTTCTTAATTGTATTGTCATCATCACTTGAACTAGAATTTAAAATAGTATATGCTTTTTCTAAACTTAGTTCATCTTGTTCTTTCATGTTTATATGAAATGCTTCTAATTTAGAAATTAATTGTGCATAATCTTTGTTTTCTATTTTTAAAGCTTGAGCAATATCTTCTGTAATTTCTCTTTCAGTTCTACTAAAATCTCCATCAATAAAAGCTAAATTCAATAAATAATCTAAATATGTAAGTCTACGCTCATAGTCATTTTTTGTAAGAATATATAATCTTTCACAAAGCATTATAAGATTTGAAAAATTATCTTTTTCACCATTATATAACTCTTTTAATCTTCCTCTAACTTCTTCTTGATTTTCAAAATGACTTGATATATCATTTAAAGTGTGTTTTATAAGTTCTGCTTCTAGTTCTCCTACTTTTCCATCTGCTTTTGCAACTTTTGCTAAAAGTGCTACTAAAAGACCTGCTTCATGATTTAGGACATCTCCTCTAAAAAATTCTTTTCTTTTTAGATTAATATTTTTGAAATCTTCAGTTCTATAATTTTTACCAATAAAATATAAAATAATAATCACAATAGTTAAAACAAGAAACTCCATTTTGCTACCTTAAGTTAAATTTTCCCTGATTTTAGCGAAGTTTTGATAAAACATTGGAAATACTAAAAAACACCAAAGAATGATAATAGCTTCATCATCTTTATTTATATTATTTAACTTTATTTAGTATTTTTATCATATTTTTTGTTACAAAAGTTAGATTTAAAAAAATATATTAATATAATAGAATATTAAAATTATATATAAATTTAGGAATTAAAACTATTCAATATAATAGAAAGCTAGTTAAAGTTAGTGATATTTTAAATAGTGACATTCTTAAACAAATATCTTTAAAATATAACAAATCAGTAGAATTGATTTTTTATAGATTTTTAAATCATATAGATATTATTCCATTAAATGGTACTACATCTATAAATCATATGATAGAAGATTTAAAAATTTCCGATTTTGAATTATCAAAAGAAGAAATAGAAGCTATTTCTAACTTAACAAAAAGATGAAATAAAATTAAAATTATTTGAATCAAAGAGACCTTTATCACTTAATTTTATTTCAGGAATAACTAAAAGAGCCATAAATGAAAGCGTCATAAAAGGTGAATTTAAACTAGAACCTAATTTTATTTTTGCAAAATCATTTAACTCTTTATATTTTTGTGCAACTTCAAAACCTTGTTTATCACTTATAATTCCAGCAATACTTAATGGTAATACATTTAGATTATTTTTGTCTACACATACTATGCCACCTTTATTTTCTATTACACAATTAATAGCTTTTAAAATCTCTTCATCACTACATCCTACAACAATAATATTATGTGAGTCATGTGCTACACTTGAAGCAATAGCACCTTTTTTTAGACCAAAACCTTTCACAAATGATATAGCTGGTTTTTTATCCTCATATCGATTAATAACTGCAATTTTTAAAATATCATTTTCTATATCACTTTCAAAAAATTCTGTTGTAGTTTTATATGTTGATTGTTTAGTTATAAGTTCTCCATCAATAGCTTCAATAACACGTATCTTTTTAAAATCACTTTTAAATTTAAAATCATCTAATTTTTTTATATTTGTATGAAAATTATTAAGTAAAGTGTGTTCTATTTTTGGTAAAACTATTTGCGAATTACAATATAAAATTTCTCCATTAATCACTGTTTGAACTACTTCAAAATTTTCAAGATCTTTTACTTCTATGAAATCAGCGCTATCCCCTACTCTTAATATTCCAACATCTAAGTTATAATGTTCAATAGGATTTATACACGCAATTTTTAAAACATCAAAAAGGTCATATCCTTTTTTAATACAACGTTTTACCAAACTATTTATATGTTCTTTTTCAAGATCATCTGGATGTCTATCATCACTACAAAACATTAAATCATTTTGATATTCTTTAATTAGAGGAGATAATGCTTCAAAATTTTTAGCAGCTGAACCTTCTCTTATAAGAATCTTCATTCCTTTTTCAATTTTTTCTTTAGCCTCTTCATAGCTAAAAGCTTCATGGTCTGTAGTTATTCCAGCTTGAATATAAGCTAAAAGTTTATCATCTTTCAAATCTGGGCAATGTCCATCTATTGGTTTATTTTGTTCTTTCGCTAGTTTAATTTTTTCTAATACTTCTTTATCTTTAAATAAAACTCCAGGAAAATTCATCATCTCACTAAGATAGTAAATATTATTTTGCTCTAAAAGTTTTTGTACACTTTTAGAATCTAGTATTACCCCACTTGTTTCAAAAGGTGTTGCTGGAACACATGAAGGAGCACCAAAATAAAATTTAAAAGGAGTTTTATTTGAACTTTCTATCATAAACTTTATTCCTTCAACTCCTAATACATTTGCTATTTCATGTGGATCACTTACAGTTGCCACAGTTCCATGAGTTAAAGCTAATCTTGAAAATTCATAAGGAGTAAGCATTGAGCTTTCTATATGTATGTGAGCATCAATAAAACCAGGTAATAAATAATTAGTATATTTTTCTTCTGTTTTTTCAATAAAACTAATTTTTCCATCTTCAATACTTATGCAAGCAGGATAAATATTTCTATTTTTAATATCAACAATATTACTACATATTTTCATTTATATTTTTCCTTACTTTTTTATAAGTGTATCTAATAGTTATTGTTACGATTCTTAGAATTTTAATTTTGTTTCTTTATAACGTGAATAACCTATAATAAAGCTCTAAATTGTTAAAAAGACTTAATATGTCTTTTTGTTGAAATTTGATAAAATCTCTACCCTATAAAAATTATGGAGCAAAAAATGTTTGGAATGGGAATAACTGAAATTTTACTTATCGCAATAGTCGCTGTTATTGCCTTAGGTCCTGAAAAACTTCCTGATGCAATGGTTAAAATTGCAAGGTTATTTAATAGTGTTAAAAAGGGTTTGAATGATGCAAAAACAACTCTTGACAATGAATTAAATATAAAAGAATTAAAAGATGAAGCAAACAAATTTAAAGCTCAAATTGAAGATACAAAATCTTCTTTATCTATTGAAAATAAGTTTGATTTAGGACTTGATGATATTTTAAAAGATGATTTAAAACAAGAGAGTGAAGTAGAAAAAATCAGAGAAAAATTTGCAAAAGTAAATGAAGAAAAAGCTTTAGAAAAAAAAGAAGAAAAATTCTCTTTAAAAAATAGTGAGGATATTAAATAATGTTTGAAGATTTAAAACCACATATAGCTGATCTTAGAAAAAGATTAGTTATTTCAAGTATTACTGTTGTTATTATGTTTTTTGCTTGTTTTAGTTTCTATGAACCAATCTTAGAATGGATGATGGTTCCTGTAAAACATGCTCTTCCTGCAGGGACTTCAATGATTGCAGTTGAAATTCAAGAAACATTCTTCACAGCTATGAAAGTAGCATTCTTTGCAGGATTTATTCTTTCTTTACCTGTAATTTTCTGGCAATTATGGTTATTTTTAGCTCCTGGATTATATGACCATGAAAAGAAACTTGTTATTCCGTTTGTATTTTTTGCAACTTTAATGTTCCTTATGGGTGCATCTTTTGCATACTATATCGTTGTTCCTATTGGATTTGATTTCTTAATTGCATTTGGTAATAGTGTTGTTAGCGTATTACCTAGTATTGGAAAATACGTAGGATTTTTTACAAAACTTATGATTGGTTTTGGTATTGCATTTGAATTACCTGTTATTACATTTTTCCTTGCAAAAATTGGTCTTGTTGATGATAAAATGCTAAAAGACTTTTTTAGATATGCGGTTGTTTTAATCTTTATCGTCGCTGCAATTTTAACTCCTCCAGATGTTATTAGCCAAATTTTAATGGCTGCACCACTTCTTGTTCTTTATGGAGTATCAATTTATATTGCAAAAATATTTAACCCTGCACAAAAAGAAGAAGAGGAAGAAGAATAATTTGAGTGATTTTTTAAAAACTTCTAGCTATGATTTTTTTCTTCCACAGAACCAAATAGCAACTACTCCAGCAATACCTGCTGATAGTGCTAAATTATTGGTTTATGATAGAAAAAATGACAAAATTATCCATACTGTATTTAAAAATATTATGGATTTTTTACCAGAAGAATTAACTATTTTTTTAAATGATACAAAAGTAATAAAAGCAAGAATTTTTGGACAAAAAATAAGTGGTGCAAAAATAGAACTTCTTTTAAATAAACCTTTGTTTATGGATAGATTTTTAGTAATGATTAGAGGAAAAGTAAAAGTTGATACAAAACTTATATTTGATGAAAGTCTTACTGCTGTGGTTCTTGAACTAAATGAAGATGGTTCTAGAGTAGTTGAATTTTTTAAAGATGATAAAAAACTAGACTTTAATTCATTAGTAGAAATTTTAAATAAAATTGGACATATTCCTCTTCCACCATACATGAATAGAGAAGATACAAAAGATGATGAAACAAACTATCAAACTTTATTCGCAAAAAATTATGGAGCTGTTGCTGCTCCTACAGCTTCCCTACACTTTACTTCTGAACTTTTAGAAAAATTAGAAAAAAAGTATGGTTTAAACTATCTAACTTTACATGTTGGAGCAGGAACATTTAAACCCGTAGATGTAGAAGATATTTTATCTCATCCAATGCACAGCGAATATTTTGAAATTAATAAAAATTGTAAAGATAAAATAGACAATGCAAAAAATATCTTAGCAGTAGGAACAACTGTAACAAGAACTTTAGAGTTCTATGCTAGAAAAAATATGATTTGTGGAGAGTGTGATTTATTTTTAAATCCTTCAAATAAGCCAATTATTGTAAATCACCTTTTAACAAATTTTCATCTTCCAAAATCTACTTTAATTATGTTAGTTGCATCTTTTATAGGACTTGAAAAAACACTAGAAATATATGATATTGCGATAAAAAATAATTACAGATTTTACTCATATGGCGATGCCATGCTAATAATTTAATAGGACTAAAGAATGACTCATTATATACTTTTTGATACAGAAACTACTGGAGCTAGTACAGAAGATAGAGTTATTCAATTTGGTGCTATTATTTTAAATCAGAAAAATGAAATCGAAATTTTTGATGAATTATGTTTTAGCGAAATTCCTATAAAATTAGAAGCTATGGAAGTACATAATATTACTCCTAGTATGATTGAAAATAAACCAATGGCAATTGAAACGAAATTCTATAAAAGATTAGAAGAGTTAAATAGTAATGAAAATTTTTTAATTGCTCACAATATAAATTTTGATTTAGAAATGATAAAAAAAGAGGGATTTATAAATAATTTTCAACTAATAGATACTTTAAGATGTGCAAAACATCTTTTTGATGATTTGGCATATCATAGACTTCAGTATTTAAGATACGCTCTTGATTTGTATAAAATTGAAGAGACAGAAGCAAAAAAACTAAATATTACTATAAAAGCACATGATGCAATTGGTGATGTTTTGGTTATGAAACTTTTTTTATCTAAACTTGTAGCAAAGTGTAGAGAAATTTATCCAAATCTAAATCCTATGCAAAAATTAGTTGAATTAACACAAACTCCTGTTTTAATAAAAACATTTAAATTTGGTAAATATAAAGGTGAGAATATCGAAGAAGTTGCTAAAAAAGACGCGAATTACCTAAATTGGATGAAAGATAATATGAAAGATTTAGATGAAGATATGTTATACAGTATTAATTTTTATCTAAAAAGATAAATACATATAAGTATTAAATCCTAACATTAAAATATTTAAAATTGAAAAAGCTTTATTACTAAAAATTGAAGAAAAAGAACAAATTAAATAAAAAATTATAAACCATACTGGTGTTTTTACTTCATATACATAAAATTTATAACTCAAAAAAATCTCTATATATTTGTCAAAATAGTTTGAAAAATTAAAAATATGTGCAAAAATCTCAAAAGGATAAAATATTGTAAAAAACATAGTAATAGGTATTGAATAAAATTGTTCAATTGTAGTTTGATAAAAAAATAGATGAACAATTGGATTAAAAATCAAAAACATCCAAAAATTAAAAAAAAGAATTGCTACAAGTTTATTTAAATTTTTAAAATATTGTAAAAATAAGTATATATAAAACACTGCTATTGTAGAGAACCAAAAACCTATAGAAAATATATATTTAGGATATATGGCAATAACTATTAAAAATGTATACAAAAGTGTCATATATGAAATAATCTTTATGTTTGACCTAAGTAAAACAATTCCTAAACAAAAAAGGACAAATGCTCTTAAAAGTGAAGGAACAACATCTGTTAAAATTAAGTAATAAAACAACACAACTATTGTAAAAAGTAAAATATCAAATCTTCTATTTCTATATGGAAAATATTTAGTTTGAAAAAAACTATATGGAAAATATAAAATCCAATAAATCACAAAAGATATAACAACCAAATGAAATCCTGAAAGAGCTACCACATGGCTTATCCCATAATTTATAAAAATGTCTCTTAAATTTTGTGAAACTGGAATTGCTAGAAAAAGTGTATTAAATAACTCAATTATTTGTTCATTTGTATGATTATTTTCCACATTTTTTATAATTTTTTCTTTAAAACCAATATTCTTTTCTAAAGTTTCAAAATATATAATATTTGTAAAAAATCCTTCTAAGTAAGATATAAAATCAATATTTCTAGTATCAATTGCACAAGAAATGAAATCTAATCTTTTCAATCCCTCATTTTTATTTAGCTTTGAAAAAAATTCAAAATCATTAGTTTTAAACTTTAAAATATCAAAATTCTCTTTTGGATAAATATTTAAAATTTCAGCTTTTACTTCAAAAATATCTTCATCTTTAAAATCTAAAAATCTACTATATTCAATTGATACATTAATAAAAAAGATGAATATTAGTAATAGTATAATTTGTATCTTTTTTAATCTATAGAATTTAATAATCATAAATATTATTATATAGTTTTTTTATAAAAGATTTATATCTTAAAAACTTTTTTAAATTATTTTTACACAAATTTTAAATATTATTTCCAAAAGGATTCATATATGCAAACCATTAAAAGAAGTTTATTTTTGATTATTTTTCCAATGTTCACAATTTTTCTATTTAGTGCTTGTACTTCAAAAATTACTATAAAAGCTTTAGAACCGTCAAAAGTATCTTCACAAAAAGTAAACGTTGTTGCTATATCAAATATAAGAAATGATAATTTAAATCAAACACAAAGTATTGCAAATGCGATTTCAAATAAAGTAATTGATAATAAAAGAGTTTTTACTTTACAAAATAATCCAATAGGAGTTGATGCAATTGTAAATGGTGAAATTATAAATTCTAGTGCAAATTACGATGTATATTATGAAGAAGAGATAGACTACTCAAGATGTAGATATTTCAGATATGATGAAAGAACTAGAACAAAACAATGCTTACAATATGATATTAAATATATTCCTTGTGAATCAAAATATTATAATGTAACAACTGCTTTAAGCTTAGTTAATCCGAACACAAATACTGTTATATTTTCTAAAACTTATGATAAATCTTCAAAAGATAATGTTTGTTACGATAGATACTTCTCATATTCAAGAGTTTTTCCTAGTCATTTAAATGCTCAAAATGATAGTTTTAAAGTTAATTCACAAATAGCATTTGAAATTGCAAGAGATTTTGTAAATGATATTTCACCAAATTATATCTATTTCAATGTAGAAATTATTGAAGAATTAGCTAGTAATAATCTTTATACATCTTCACACAAAGATAGATTTAAAACAGCTGTTTCTTATTTAGAGAATTCACAATTTGAAGTAGCATTAGATATTCTTAAAAATTTAGATATAGAACTAAATGGTAAAAGTTATGAAGTTGCTTATAATTTGGGATTAATTTTTGAAGCGAATGATGATTTAGAAATTTCAAATAAATTATATTTAGCTGCTAAAGAGTTAACAATAACTGATTTAAAACATAGAAATTTGATAGATTATGCAATAAATAGAACTAATTTAAATATACAAAACAAGATAAAAGCTAAATCTCAATTAAACTAGTAAACATCCTTGTTTATGCAACTTTAACTAAAATTTCTGTATATTATAAACTTAATATTTTATAGATTTTAAACCAAAAGGTATATTTTAATAATGAAAAAATTTGATTATACAGCAATCAGTGATGATTGTGTAAAATGTGGAAAATGTAAACCTGTTTGTACTATTTTCAATATAAATCAAGATGAAGCAACTAGTCCAAGAGGTTTTATTGACCTTTTGGGCGCATATAAAAGAGATGAGCTAGAACTTGATCTTAATGCAAAAAATATATTTGAATCATGTTTTTTATGTACAAACTGTGTTGAAGTTTGTCCAAATGATTTACCAACAGATATGATTATAGAACAAGTAAGAAGTGATATTGCAGAAAAATATGGGATAGCTTGGTATAAAAGATTATTTTTCTTTCTATTAAGACATAGAACAATTATGAATATTATGTCAAAACTAGGATATATGTTTCAAACTTGTGGAATCAAAATAGATAAAGAGAAACAAAGTGCAACTCCAAGATTTTCTCTACCTATTATAAAAAAAGATAGAGCTTTACCTTATGCTGATAGTGTTAGCTTTTTAAATAAGTATCCAGAAAATATAAAAGCAAAAAATAAAATTGAATCTGAAACTAAAAAAAATAAAGTTGCAATTTTTATTGGTTGTATGAGTAATTATACATATACAAACACTGGTGATAGCCTAGTAAAAATATTAAAAAAACTAGAGCTTGATATCTTTATTCCTAAAAAACAGTTGTGCTGTGGAGCACCTGCTTATTTTACAGGGGCTTTTGATACTGTTGATTACCTAACTAAAAAAAATATTGCATATTTTGAAGAATGGATAGATGAAGTTGATGCTGT comes from the Aliarcobacter cibarius genome and includes:
- a CDS encoding (2Fe-2S)-binding protein codes for the protein MGKSFPHSYIVCECKQVSLGEIIFAIKEKGAKNLDDLGKITDAGSCCGCCRRSEDDIGEKKMELYLIQILNKFVG
- a CDS encoding TerB family tellurite resistance protein, whose protein sequence is MEFLVLTIVIIILYFIGKNYRTEDFKNINLKRKEFFRGDVLNHEAGLLVALLAKVAKADGKVGELEAELIKHTLNDISSHFENQEEVRGRLKELYNGEKDNFSNLIMLCERLYILTKNDYERRLTYLDYLLNLAFIDGDFSRTEREITEDIAQALKIENKDYAQLISKLEAFHINMKEQDELSLEKAYTILNSSSSDDDNTIKKKYRELVKENHPDIISGRGESQNKIDEATKKLQEINEAYEIIKKSRGA
- the ade gene encoding adenine deaminase, with amino-acid sequence MKICSNIVDIKNRNIYPACISIEDGKISFIEKTEEKYTNYLLPGFIDAHIHIESSMLTPYEFSRLALTHGTVATVSDPHEIANVLGVEGIKFMIESSNKTPFKFYFGAPSCVPATPFETSGVILDSKSVQKLLEQNNIYYLSEMMNFPGVLFKDKEVLEKIKLAKEQNKPIDGHCPDLKDDKLLAYIQAGITTDHEAFSYEEAKEKIEKGMKILIREGSAAKNFEALSPLIKEYQNDLMFCSDDRHPDDLEKEHINSLVKRCIKKGYDLFDVLKIACINPIEHYNLDVGILRVGDSADFIEVKDLENFEVVQTVINGEILYCNSQIVLPKIEHTLLNNFHTNIKKLDDFKFKSDFKKIRVIEAIDGELITKQSTYKTTTEFFESDIENDILKIAVINRYEDKKPAISFVKGFGLKKGAIASSVAHDSHNIIVVGCSDEEILKAINCVIENKGGIVCVDKNNLNVLPLSIAGIISDKQGFEVAQKYKELNDFAKIKLGSSLNSPFMTLSFMALLVIPEIKLSDKGLFDSNNFNFISSFC
- the tatB gene encoding Sec-independent protein translocase protein TatB, yielding MFGMGITEILLIAIVAVIALGPEKLPDAMVKIARLFNSVKKGLNDAKTTLDNELNIKELKDEANKFKAQIEDTKSSLSIENKFDLGLDDILKDDLKQESEVEKIREKFAKVNEEKALEKKEEKFSLKNSEDIK
- the tatC gene encoding twin-arginine translocase subunit TatC; amino-acid sequence: MFEDLKPHIADLRKRLVISSITVVIMFFACFSFYEPILEWMMVPVKHALPAGTSMIAVEIQETFFTAMKVAFFAGFILSLPVIFWQLWLFLAPGLYDHEKKLVIPFVFFATLMFLMGASFAYYIVVPIGFDFLIAFGNSVVSVLPSIGKYVGFFTKLMIGFGIAFELPVITFFLAKIGLVDDKMLKDFFRYAVVLIFIVAAILTPPDVISQILMAAPLLVLYGVSIYIAKIFNPAQKEEEEEE
- the queA gene encoding tRNA preQ1(34) S-adenosylmethionine ribosyltransferase-isomerase QueA, with amino-acid sequence MSDFLKTSSYDFFLPQNQIATTPAIPADSAKLLVYDRKNDKIIHTVFKNIMDFLPEELTIFLNDTKVIKARIFGQKISGAKIELLLNKPLFMDRFLVMIRGKVKVDTKLIFDESLTAVVLELNEDGSRVVEFFKDDKKLDFNSLVEILNKIGHIPLPPYMNREDTKDDETNYQTLFAKNYGAVAAPTASLHFTSELLEKLEKKYGLNYLTLHVGAGTFKPVDVEDILSHPMHSEYFEINKNCKDKIDNAKNILAVGTTVTRTLEFYARKNMICGECDLFLNPSNKPIIVNHLLTNFHLPKSTLIMLVASFIGLEKTLEIYDIAIKNNYRFYSYGDAMLII
- a CDS encoding 3'-5' exonuclease: MTHYILFDTETTGASTEDRVIQFGAIILNQKNEIEIFDELCFSEIPIKLEAMEVHNITPSMIENKPMAIETKFYKRLEELNSNENFLIAHNINFDLEMIKKEGFINNFQLIDTLRCAKHLFDDLAYHRLQYLRYALDLYKIEETEAKKLNITIKAHDAIGDVLVMKLFLSKLVAKCREIYPNLNPMQKLVELTQTPVLIKTFKFGKYKGENIEEVAKKDANYLNWMKDNMKDLDEDMLYSINFYLKR
- a CDS encoding ComEC/Rec2 family competence protein, encoding MIIKFYRLKKIQIILLLIFIFFINVSIEYSRFLDFKDEDIFEVKAEILNIYPKENFDILKFKTNDFEFFSKLNKNEGLKRLDFISCAIDTRNIDFISYLEGFFTNIIYFETLEKNIGFKEKIIKNVENNHTNEQIIELFNTLFLAIPVSQNLRDIFINYGISHVVALSGFHLVVISFVIYWILYFPYSFFQTKYFPYRNRRFDILLFTIVVLFYYLILTDVVPSLLRAFVLFCLGIVLLRSNIKIISYMTLLYTFLIVIAIYPKYIFSIGFWFSTIAVFYIYLFLQYFKNLNKLVAILFFNFWMFLIFNPIVHLFFYQTTIEQFYSIPITMFFTIFYPFEIFAHIFNFSNYFDKYIEIFLSYKFYVYEVKTPVWFIIFYLICSFSSIFSNKAFSILNILMLGFNTYMYLSF
- a CDS encoding (Fe-S)-binding protein, which codes for MKKFDYTAISDDCVKCGKCKPVCTIFNINQDEATSPRGFIDLLGAYKRDELELDLNAKNIFESCFLCTNCVEVCPNDLPTDMIIEQVRSDIAEKYGIAWYKRLFFFLLRHRTIMNIMSKLGYMFQTCGIKIDKEKQSATPRFSLPIIKKDRALPYADSVSFLNKYPENIKAKNKIESETKKNKVAIFIGCMSNYTYTNTGDSLVKILKKLELDIFIPKKQLCCGAPAYFTGAFDTVDYLTKKNIAYFEEWIDEVDAVIIPEATCSAMINKDWEHFLHDQPEWKERAVKLSKKIFLATKWLENNTELKELLAKTGKKFDQMVTYHDPCHAKKMQGVWKEPRELLKQNYVLKEMSDSNRCCGFGGVTMQTEKFSFARAAGAPKAAMIRDTKAQIVSAECSACRMQITDSLWNANVDVIFKNPIELIAEALED